The Providencia sp. PROV188 genome includes a region encoding these proteins:
- a CDS encoding MFS transporter — MINKIMTTRFLSGTSFYSFLPFFSLYLIHYKNISESETAIIIFVFLFISRAFSLFTHFIIDFLNYKKTLFLSYLISSTSIISLYFISNFYPILLSAALIGAGFSIANVSTSLFIAENNNHSERVKSFSILNVIVNISSAVGGAVGEWFYHSFYSGVIFLPAAIMFIAALYSLTLTNTKHTQPPQSQQTKASASFLEWGIFLCYSAIPFFMLGLVFRNLAYLFELNYQNARDYITVSYLFALNAFMIIFLQIKVTQYIDKQKKSHQSIIYKFSLLLIASLLLFLNFSALITLYLLIILFTFSELIWSPYNNSLAIEKCPFTRKKLSLSICIFCWGLAESLGAYIGIIANHTQMHTYIPTSLLLILIVLFTAEYFIHLRSTDENHPISRM; from the coding sequence ATGATAAATAAAATTATGACCACTCGATTTTTATCGGGTACCTCTTTTTACAGTTTTCTACCTTTTTTCTCCCTCTATCTTATTCACTATAAAAATATCAGTGAGAGTGAAACCGCAATTATTATTTTTGTCTTCCTTTTCATTAGCCGTGCCTTTTCTCTCTTCACCCACTTTATTATTGATTTTCTTAATTATAAAAAAACGCTATTTTTAAGCTATCTAATTTCCTCAACATCTATTATTTCACTCTATTTCATTTCAAATTTTTACCCAATTCTGTTATCTGCCGCATTGATTGGTGCGGGGTTTTCTATTGCGAATGTCAGTACCAGTTTATTTATTGCTGAAAATAACAATCACTCAGAAAGAGTGAAAAGTTTTTCAATCTTAAATGTCATTGTGAATATTTCGTCGGCAGTCGGTGGTGCTGTGGGCGAATGGTTTTATCATAGTTTTTATTCCGGAGTGATCTTTCTTCCTGCCGCCATTATGTTCATTGCTGCCCTGTACTCATTAACCTTAACGAATACAAAACATACTCAACCACCACAAAGCCAACAAACGAAAGCCTCTGCCAGCTTTTTAGAATGGGGGATTTTTCTCTGTTATAGCGCCATTCCTTTCTTTATGCTGGGGCTTGTATTCCGCAATTTGGCTTACTTATTTGAGCTAAATTATCAAAATGCTAGAGACTATATTACGGTTTCTTATCTATTCGCTTTGAATGCCTTTATGATCATTTTTTTGCAAATCAAAGTGACCCAATATATTGATAAACAGAAAAAATCCCATCAATCTATTATCTACAAATTCAGCCTTCTTCTGATTGCGAGCCTGCTTTTATTTTTAAACTTCAGCGCATTAATCACACTTTATTTGCTGATAATCCTATTTACCTTTAGCGAATTAATTTGGAGTCCCTATAACAACAGTTTAGCGATTGAAAAATGCCCGTTCACCCGTAAAAAACTCTCGTTATCTATTTGTATATTCTGTTGGGGATTAGCTGAGTCCCTTGGTGCTTATATTGGTATTATTGCTAATCACACTCAAATGCACACCTATATCCCTACTAGCCTACTTTTAATCCTCATTGTTCTATTCACCGCTGAATATTTTATCCATTTAAGGAGCACTGATGAAAACCATCCTATTTCTCGAATGTAA
- the dusB gene encoding tRNA dihydrouridine synthase DusB — protein MRIGQYQLRNCLIAAPMAGITDKPFRSLCYAMGAGMTVSEMLSSNPQVWKTDKSRLRMVHRDELGVRSVQIAGNDPDEMAAAAQINVESGAQIIDINMGCPAKKVNRKLAGSALLRYPEIVKSILETVVNAVDVPVTLKIRTGWSPEERNCIEIAQLAEDCGIQALTIHGRTRACLFNGEAEYDNIRAVKQTVSIPVIANGDITDPLKARAVLDYTGADALMVGRAAQGRPWIFREIQHYLDTGEILPPMPMADVKSIMLGHVRELHDFYGQGKGARIARKHVSWYLQEHAPDDQFRRSFNAIEDASEQLEVLEAFFENFCVNKR, from the coding sequence ATGCGAATCGGACAATATCAGTTGAGAAACTGTCTTATTGCTGCCCCCATGGCAGGCATCACAGATAAACCGTTTAGGTCCCTGTGTTATGCGATGGGTGCTGGAATGACGGTATCGGAGATGCTTTCTTCTAATCCACAAGTTTGGAAGACAGATAAATCGAGACTCAGGATGGTTCACCGCGATGAACTCGGGGTACGTTCCGTTCAAATAGCTGGCAATGATCCCGATGAAATGGCTGCTGCAGCTCAAATTAACGTTGAGAGCGGCGCTCAAATCATTGATATCAATATGGGCTGCCCAGCTAAGAAAGTGAATCGTAAGCTAGCAGGCTCAGCCTTACTGCGTTATCCGGAGATTGTAAAATCAATCCTAGAGACCGTTGTAAACGCTGTGGATGTGCCAGTCACACTGAAAATCCGCACAGGCTGGTCACCTGAAGAGCGTAACTGCATAGAGATTGCCCAATTGGCCGAAGATTGTGGTATTCAAGCCCTGACCATTCATGGCAGAACCAGAGCCTGTCTGTTCAACGGCGAAGCTGAATATGACAACATTCGGGCAGTTAAGCAGACTGTTTCCATTCCGGTTATTGCCAATGGCGACATTACTGACCCGCTAAAAGCCAGGGCTGTTTTAGACTACACAGGGGCGGATGCCTTGATGGTAGGACGAGCAGCTCAGGGAAGACCTTGGATCTTTCGGGAAATCCAACATTATCTGGACACAGGTGAAATATTGCCACCGATGCCAATGGCTGACGTGAAAAGCATTATGTTAGGGCATGTACGGGAACTGCACGACTTTTATGGTCAAGGCAAGGGAGCCCGTATAGCGCGCAAACATGTTTCTTGGTACTTACAAGAACATGCACCTGATGACCAGTTTCGGCGCTCCTTCAACGCCATTGAGGATGCCAGCGAACAGCTGGAGGTGTTGGAAGCATTTTTTGAAAATTTTTGCGTAAATAAAAGATAA
- the accC gene encoding acetyl-CoA carboxylase biotin carboxylase subunit, which yields MLEKIVIANRGEIALRILRACKELGIKTVAVHSTADRDLKHVLLADETICIGPAASAKSYLNIPAIIAAAEISGAQAIHPGYGFLSENADFAEQVEQSGFIFIGPKAETIRLMGDKVSAISAMKKAGVPCVPGSDGPLGNDTEKNKAIAKRIGFPVIIKASGGGGGRGMRVVRNEKDLESSINLTRAEAKAAFNNDMVYMEKFLENPRHVEIQVMADGQGHAVYLAERDCSMQRRHQKVVEEAPAPGITPEIRRNIGERCAKACIEIGYRGAGTFEFLFENGEFYFIEMNTRIQVEHPVTEMITGVDLIKEQLRVASGLPLSVTQDQINVHGHAIECRINAEDPHTFLPSPGKITRFHSPGGFGVRWESHIYAGYSVPPFYDSMIGKLITYGETREIAIARMKNALNELIIDGIKTNIELQQMIMNDENFAKGGTNIHYLEKKLGIQE from the coding sequence ATGCTGGAAAAAATTGTTATCGCTAACCGTGGGGAAATTGCACTGCGAATTCTGCGTGCATGTAAAGAACTCGGCATCAAAACTGTTGCGGTTCACTCCACGGCAGATAGAGATTTAAAACACGTATTGCTGGCAGACGAAACTATTTGTATTGGTCCGGCTGCCTCAGCAAAAAGCTACTTGAATATCCCTGCTATCATTGCTGCGGCTGAAATTTCAGGCGCACAGGCGATTCACCCAGGATACGGTTTCCTGTCTGAAAACGCTGACTTTGCAGAACAAGTAGAACAATCAGGTTTCATTTTTATCGGCCCAAAAGCTGAAACTATCCGCCTAATGGGCGACAAAGTTTCTGCGATTAGCGCGATGAAAAAAGCAGGCGTTCCATGTGTACCAGGTTCTGATGGTCCATTGGGTAACGACACTGAAAAGAACAAAGCAATTGCTAAACGCATCGGCTTCCCTGTTATCATCAAAGCATCTGGTGGTGGTGGTGGTCGTGGTATGCGTGTGGTTCGTAATGAGAAAGATCTCGAATCTTCCATTAACCTGACCCGTGCAGAAGCAAAAGCCGCATTCAACAACGACATGGTTTACATGGAAAAATTCCTTGAAAACCCACGTCACGTTGAAATCCAAGTGATGGCAGATGGTCAAGGTCATGCTGTTTATTTAGCTGAACGTGACTGTTCAATGCAGCGCCGCCACCAAAAAGTGGTTGAAGAAGCACCAGCACCGGGGATCACCCCAGAAATTCGCCGTAATATCGGTGAACGCTGTGCAAAAGCCTGTATCGAAATCGGCTATCGTGGCGCTGGTACTTTTGAGTTCTTATTTGAAAACGGCGAATTCTATTTCATCGAAATGAACACCCGTATTCAGGTTGAGCACCCAGTGACCGAAATGATCACCGGCGTTGACTTAATCAAAGAACAGCTGCGTGTAGCATCTGGTTTACCATTATCAGTGACTCAGGATCAGATCAATGTTCACGGTCATGCGATTGAGTGTCGTATCAACGCAGAAGACCCGCATACATTCCTGCCTAGCCCAGGTAAAATCACTCGTTTCCACTCTCCGGGTGGCTTTGGTGTTCGTTGGGAATCTCATATTTACGCAGGCTACTCTGTTCCTCCGTTCTATGACTCAATGATCGGTAAATTAATCACTTACGGTGAAACTCGTGAAATCGCGATTGCTCGTATGAAAAACGCGTTAAACGAATTGATCATCGATGGGATTAAAACCAACATCGAATTACAACAGATGATCATGAATGATGAAAACTTTGCCAAAGGTGGAACCAATATCCACTATTTGGAGAAAAAACTCGGTATTCAAGAATAA
- the accB gene encoding acetyl-CoA carboxylase biotin carboxyl carrier protein — protein MDIRKIKKLIELVEESGISELEISEGEESVRISRVSPAPQMMAAPQQFYSAPVAQQPALANAVAPAQEAAAPAAPAAVSGHQVRSPMVGTFYRSPSPEAKPFVEVGQTVKVGDPLCIVEAMKMMNQIEADKAGVVKAILLQNGDAIEFDEPLVVIE, from the coding sequence ATGGATATTCGTAAAATTAAAAAGCTGATCGAACTTGTTGAAGAATCTGGCATTTCTGAACTGGAAATTTCTGAAGGTGAAGAGTCAGTACGTATCAGTCGTGTATCACCAGCACCTCAAATGATGGCTGCACCTCAACAGTTCTACTCAGCACCAGTTGCTCAACAACCTGCATTAGCTAACGCGGTTGCTCCAGCACAAGAAGCAGCGGCTCCAGCAGCACCTGCGGCAGTTTCTGGTCACCAAGTTCGCTCACCAATGGTTGGTACTTTCTACCGCTCACCAAGCCCAGAAGCAAAACCATTCGTTGAAGTTGGTCAAACTGTTAAAGTTGGCGATCCTCTTTGCATCGTTGAAGCGATGAAAATGATGAACCAAATCGAAGCAGATAAAGCTGGTGTTGTTAAAGCTATTTTGTTGCAAAACGGTGATGCAATAGAATTTGACGAGCCATTAGTTGTCATCGAATAA
- a CDS encoding methyl-accepting chemotaxis protein yields MQKLRNYSIRAVMLVLLGILCLNLGGISLYSGWSLSRISDGIHVDRQLVKQMTVLSQGNDQYFRFVTRLTRVMETKNEGKEGDYALVKDALVNMERYLEEMKSISPGPMDKAISDQVINSWQALLDEGVKPQLAISMGDDKAAYLAHAHNVTPALSRTFGAAITQFNQTADVMIEHTREAVDEHMNMTRIVIIIATIFGLLILIFTDRYLAKMMQRPLELIRQYFDKIAKGDLSQPIEPFGRNCVGKLFPLLEEMQNSLRDAVLTIRNGSESIYRGATEISNGNSDLSSRTEEQAAALEETAASMEQITAAVQLNVENTHQANQLAAEAFVVANQGDAIVDSVVSTMDEISQSAKKISDIISMMNDISFQTNILALNASIEAARAGVHGRGFMVVAAEVRKLASHSADAAMEIEKLIAESSSCVEKGTHLVHEMGSTMSNILQGINEVTAIMKQITTASEEQSKGIAQVGVAITQMDSVTQQNASLVEQVATAASSLEHQTEELQESVSKFQLTNNERNFTEVTVA; encoded by the coding sequence ATGCAGAAACTTCGAAATTATTCAATACGTGCTGTGATGCTCGTACTACTTGGCATTTTATGCCTAAACCTTGGGGGCATAAGCCTGTATAGCGGTTGGTCCTTATCGCGCATTTCTGATGGTATCCATGTTGACCGACAACTGGTGAAACAGATGACGGTACTCAGTCAGGGCAATGACCAATATTTTCGTTTTGTCACTCGCTTAACCCGTGTGATGGAAACCAAAAATGAGGGCAAAGAAGGGGATTACGCCTTAGTCAAAGACGCGCTTGTGAACATGGAGCGTTATCTTGAGGAGATGAAGTCAATTTCCCCAGGCCCGATGGATAAAGCCATTTCCGATCAAGTGATTAATAGCTGGCAAGCGCTGCTAGATGAAGGCGTGAAACCACAATTAGCCATTTCCATGGGGGATGATAAGGCGGCTTATTTGGCACATGCCCATAATGTCACGCCAGCATTGAGCCGTACATTCGGCGCGGCTATCACCCAGTTTAACCAAACTGCGGATGTGATGATTGAGCACACGCGAGAAGCAGTTGATGAACATATGAATATGACGCGGATAGTGATTATTATTGCGACCATTTTTGGTTTGCTGATTTTGATCTTCACTGACCGCTATCTCGCTAAGATGATGCAACGACCGCTGGAGCTGATACGTCAATACTTCGATAAGATTGCGAAAGGGGATTTAAGCCAGCCAATCGAGCCATTTGGTCGTAACTGTGTGGGTAAACTTTTTCCTTTGTTAGAAGAGATGCAGAACAGTTTACGTGATGCGGTGTTGACGATCCGCAATGGTAGCGAAAGTATTTATCGTGGTGCGACAGAAATATCTAACGGCAATAGTGACCTTTCCTCACGAACGGAAGAGCAAGCCGCAGCGTTGGAAGAAACCGCAGCGAGTATGGAGCAAATTACAGCTGCAGTACAACTGAATGTGGAAAATACCCATCAAGCTAACCAATTAGCCGCTGAGGCCTTTGTAGTGGCTAATCAAGGGGATGCGATTGTTGATTCCGTGGTGAGCACGATGGATGAGATCTCCCAGAGCGCCAAAAAAATCTCTGACATCATCAGCATGATGAATGACATCAGCTTCCAGACCAATATTTTGGCACTGAATGCCTCCATTGAAGCGGCGCGAGCAGGGGTTCATGGTCGTGGATTTATGGTGGTTGCAGCCGAAGTTCGTAAGCTTGCTAGCCACAGTGCCGATGCGGCAATGGAAATTGAAAAGCTGATTGCGGAATCAAGTTCGTGTGTGGAAAAAGGCACGCATTTAGTTCATGAAATGGGCTCGACAATGAGCAATATTCTGCAAGGGATCAACGAGGTGACGGCGATTATGAAACAAATCACGACAGCTTCGGAGGAGCAGAGTAAAGGTATCGCACAGGTGGGGGTTGCCATCACTCAAATGGACAGTGTGACACAGCAAAATGCGTCTTTAGTTGAGCAAGTGGCAACAGCAGCAAGTTCATTAGAACATCAAACTGAAGAGCTGCAGGAATCAGTCAGTAAATTTCAGTTAACAAATAATGAGCGTAATTTTACCGAAGTGACGGTTGCCTAA
- a CDS encoding DUF997 family protein, with protein MDKRFLQSNREARWALYLTIAYMIGWVLCAYLPSNTLGVTGLPLWFEWSCLILPIIFILLCIMMVKLVFKDISLEEKDAD; from the coding sequence ATGGACAAACGTTTTCTTCAATCAAACAGGGAAGCTCGTTGGGCGCTATATCTGACTATTGCCTACATGATAGGTTGGGTACTTTGTGCTTATCTACCCAGTAACACACTTGGTGTTACCGGATTACCGTTATGGTTTGAATGGTCATGTCTGATTCTCCCTATCATCTTTATTTTGCTATGCATCATGATGGTTAAACTCGTATTCAAAGATATCTCGCTGGAGGAGAAAGATGCAGACTGA
- the prmA gene encoding 50S ribosomal protein L11 methyltransferase: MPWIQIRLNSNAKDAEALGDELMETGSVSVTFQDSHDTPVFEPLPGETRLWGDTDVIGLYDAETDMKWVVTQLENSPLLGAGFVHKIEQIEDKDWEREWMDNFHPMRFGQRLWICPSWRDVPDPTAVNVMLDPGLAFGTGTHPTTSLCLEWLDGLDLEGKTVIDFGCGSGILAIAALKLGAARAIGIDIDPQAILASRDNAERNGVSERLSLYLPKDQPQDLQADVVVANILAGPLRELAPMISVLPRAGGHLGLSGVLASQAESVADAYRADFNIDPVAEKDEWCRITGVKHF, encoded by the coding sequence ATGCCTTGGATACAAATCAGACTAAACTCAAACGCAAAAGACGCAGAAGCCCTTGGCGATGAACTCATGGAAACAGGCTCCGTGTCCGTCACCTTCCAAGACAGCCACGACACACCTGTTTTCGAGCCACTTCCTGGAGAAACTCGCCTGTGGGGCGATACCGATGTTATCGGTCTATATGACGCTGAAACTGATATGAAATGGGTGGTCACTCAGTTAGAAAACAGCCCATTACTCGGCGCCGGCTTCGTTCATAAAATCGAACAAATTGAAGATAAAGATTGGGAGCGCGAATGGATGGATAACTTCCACCCAATGCGTTTCGGTCAACGTTTATGGATCTGCCCTAGCTGGCGCGATGTGCCAGATCCAACCGCGGTTAACGTAATGTTGGATCCTGGCTTAGCATTCGGTACGGGAACCCACCCGACGACGTCATTATGCCTTGAGTGGCTGGATGGATTGGATCTTGAAGGCAAAACCGTTATCGATTTCGGTTGCGGATCAGGGATCTTAGCTATCGCAGCATTAAAGCTCGGTGCAGCGCGTGCGATCGGGATCGATATCGATCCACAAGCGATTCTTGCGAGCCGCGATAATGCGGAGCGTAATGGCGTCTCAGAGCGTCTGTCGCTCTATTTACCCAAAGACCAACCTCAAGACCTTCAAGCCGATGTTGTGGTCGCTAACATCCTTGCAGGCCCTTTACGTGAACTTGCACCGATGATCAGTGTGCTACCGCGCGCCGGTGGCCATTTAGGCTTATCTGGCGTATTAGCCAGCCAAGCTGAAAGTGTTGCTGATGCTTATCGTGCCGACTTCAATATTGACCCTGTTGCAGAGAAAGATGAGTGGTGCCGTATCACTGGTGTCAAGCATTTTTAA
- the fis gene encoding DNA-binding transcriptional regulator Fis has protein sequence MFEQRVNSDVLTVATVNSQDQVTQKPLRDSVKQALKNYFAQLNNQDVNDLYELVLAEVEQPLLDMVMQYTRGNQTRAALMMGINRGTLRKKLKKYGMN, from the coding sequence ATGTTCGAACAACGCGTAAATTCTGACGTACTAACCGTTGCTACTGTAAATTCACAAGATCAAGTAACTCAAAAACCGTTACGTGACTCAGTTAAGCAAGCACTGAAGAACTATTTTGCTCAATTAAATAATCAAGATGTTAACGATTTATATGAGCTGGTATTGGCTGAGGTAGAACAGCCTTTGTTGGACATGGTTATGCAATATACCCGTGGAAACCAGACCCGTGCAGCCCTGATGATGGGTATCAACCGCGGAACTCTGCGTAAGAAACTGAAAAAATACGGCATGAACTAA
- a CDS encoding ATP-grasp domain-containing protein — protein sequence MKTILFLECNISGTGVSAIKLAKERGYHTVLFTKERHYYAQLADNPMLYIDEVVELNTDSMAAILSHALDYNLYGIVAFDDYRLINAAAASHAFNLPSPSLIALTACRYKHLTRQYLHQHNANCRYKVGNIHDKFDLNNMQFPVVIKPCDDSGSNQVTICYSEEDALTAVQALSEFRVNRRGYQLSPHYLVEEFIEGDEYSAEAYWDSKDNEWTILGVTKKYTTSGQYAVEIGHDFPDDTLDIENITKTIIAWLTQIGLSHTVAHVEFKLSHSEIKLIEINPRVAGG from the coding sequence ATGAAAACCATCCTATTTCTCGAATGTAATATCTCCGGTACTGGCGTCAGCGCCATCAAATTGGCAAAAGAGAGAGGTTATCACACGGTTTTATTCACCAAAGAACGTCATTATTATGCTCAACTGGCTGATAACCCAATGCTCTATATTGATGAAGTTGTGGAACTAAATACAGACTCCATGGCAGCGATTTTAAGCCATGCCCTGGACTATAACCTGTACGGTATCGTCGCTTTCGATGACTATCGATTAATCAATGCTGCCGCAGCATCCCACGCCTTCAATTTACCTTCGCCAAGTTTAATTGCCCTAACAGCCTGTCGTTACAAGCATCTGACTCGGCAGTATTTACACCAACATAATGCCAATTGTCGCTACAAAGTTGGCAATATCCATGACAAGTTTGACCTGAACAATATGCAGTTCCCTGTAGTGATAAAACCCTGCGATGACAGTGGTAGCAACCAAGTAACAATATGTTATTCAGAGGAAGATGCACTCACTGCTGTGCAGGCGTTATCTGAATTTCGGGTTAACCGTCGAGGATATCAGCTCTCCCCTCATTATCTTGTTGAAGAGTTCATTGAAGGGGATGAATACAGTGCAGAAGCTTACTGGGACTCTAAAGATAACGAGTGGACAATACTCGGTGTCACCAAAAAATACACCACATCAGGGCAATATGCTGTCGAAATTGGTCATGACTTTCCCGATGACACTCTTGATATCGAAAACATCACAAAAACGATCATAGCGTGGCTCACTCAAATCGGCTTATCCCACACCGTTGCTCACGTTGAATTCAAGCTTAGTCACAGTGAAATAAAACTCATTGAAATTAACCCCCGCGTTGCCGGGGGATGA
- the panF gene encoding sodium/pantothenate symporter, whose amino-acid sequence MQTEVLLPLIGYLLLVFLLSLYAYKKRTKGEFLNEYFLGNRSMGGFVLAMTITATYISASSFIGGPGAAYKYGLGWVLLAMIQLPAIWLSLGVLGKKFAILARRYNAVTLNDMLYARYQSRFLVWFASVSLLVAFFGAMTVQFIGGARLLETAAGIPYTYGLMIFGISIALYTAIGGFRASVLNDALQGLVMLLGTVILLVAIIYHAGGLPAAVEKMHAIDPKLVSPEGANDILSGPFMASFWVLVCFGVIGLPHTAVRCISYKDSKAVHKGIILGTIVMAILMFGMHFAGALGRAILPDLTIPDQVIPTLMVQVLPPFAAGIFLAAPMAAIMSTINAQLLQSSATIVKDIYLNAAPEQIKNEKKLARISSFSTLILGALLLIAAWNPPQMIIWLNLLAFGGLEAVFLWPLVLGLYWEKANGTGALSGMIVGGVCYAIFASFKIEIMGFHAIVPSLFLSLIAFLIGNLFGKNPVQSAPNEQVTSTH is encoded by the coding sequence ATGCAGACTGAAGTTCTCCTGCCCTTAATCGGCTATCTGCTCCTCGTTTTTCTCCTTTCGCTCTACGCTTATAAAAAACGCACGAAAGGCGAATTTCTTAACGAGTATTTTCTAGGTAATCGCTCGATGGGCGGCTTTGTCTTAGCCATGACCATCACCGCAACCTACATCAGCGCTAGCTCCTTCATCGGTGGTCCCGGTGCCGCCTACAAATATGGGTTAGGCTGGGTACTCCTCGCCATGATCCAACTACCTGCGATCTGGCTCTCTTTGGGCGTACTTGGCAAAAAATTTGCTATCTTAGCTCGCCGCTATAATGCAGTTACCCTTAACGACATGCTCTACGCCCGTTACCAAAGTCGTTTTCTCGTTTGGTTTGCTAGCGTAAGTTTATTAGTCGCGTTCTTTGGGGCAATGACGGTGCAATTTATCGGTGGCGCACGACTACTCGAAACCGCAGCCGGCATTCCTTATACCTATGGATTGATGATTTTTGGTATCTCTATCGCGCTGTATACCGCGATTGGTGGTTTCCGAGCCAGTGTCCTCAACGATGCGTTGCAAGGGCTGGTCATGTTGCTTGGCACCGTTATTTTGCTGGTTGCCATTATCTACCATGCGGGAGGTTTACCTGCTGCCGTGGAAAAAATGCATGCTATCGACCCGAAACTGGTCTCCCCAGAAGGAGCCAACGATATCCTCAGCGGACCATTTATGGCCTCATTCTGGGTGCTAGTCTGTTTTGGGGTTATCGGATTACCGCACACTGCGGTGCGCTGTATCTCCTACAAAGACAGCAAAGCCGTTCATAAAGGTATTATTCTGGGCACCATCGTGATGGCCATCTTGATGTTTGGTATGCACTTCGCGGGTGCCTTGGGGCGTGCCATACTACCGGATTTAACCATTCCAGACCAAGTGATCCCGACCTTGATGGTTCAGGTTCTTCCACCATTTGCCGCGGGGATTTTCCTGGCAGCACCAATGGCCGCAATTATGTCCACCATTAACGCCCAGTTACTGCAATCTTCAGCGACGATCGTGAAAGATATCTACCTTAACGCCGCACCTGAGCAAATTAAAAATGAGAAAAAACTGGCGCGCATTTCCAGCTTCTCAACGTTAATTTTAGGGGCGCTATTATTGATTGCTGCGTGGAATCCACCACAAATGATTATCTGGCTGAATTTATTAGCTTTTGGTGGATTAGAAGCGGTATTCCTGTGGCCATTGGTTCTCGGATTATATTGGGAAAAAGCCAACGGCACTGGCGCCCTGAGCGGCATGATTGTTGGCGGTGTTTGCTACGCTATTTTCGCCTCATTTAAGATTGAAATTATGGGCTTCCACGCCATTGTGCCATCACTGTTCCTGAGCCTGATTGCCTTTTTGATTGGTAATCTTTTTGGCAAAAATCCAGTACAATCGGCACCAAATGAACAGGTAACTAGCACTCATTGA
- a CDS encoding threonine aldolase family protein, with product MVTIDLRSDTLTRINKEDLNNINFNYISDDCYNEDIYVKKLESYISELFNKENALFMPSGTMSNQIGLKVLSTIGDEVITEVDYHICFFESSQTSALNGLIINNVKTQSGILTEQDVIQAINHKARWSNLYSTPKIIAIESSISTYGGIVFPLAEIKKLKQLCIEKNMSLFLDGARVLNSCISLNIPPQEYTKDIDLLNICLSKGIGAPFGSVLVGSQHHIENAKRYRKWYGGALHQSGLLAAIALNKLEHYDSRLHTDHQNAVHLASILSRYFQLAYPVETNIVMIKVPDAEHVVQKLKSHGVLATAWTADIVRFVTSSNISETMLYQLELLLKKIESIQYDK from the coding sequence ATGGTAACTATCGATTTAAGAAGTGATACGCTAACAAGGATAAATAAAGAGGACCTAAATAATATCAATTTTAATTATATTAGCGATGATTGTTATAATGAAGATATTTATGTCAAAAAACTAGAATCCTATATCTCAGAATTATTTAATAAAGAAAATGCGCTATTTATGCCATCAGGCACAATGAGCAATCAGATTGGTTTAAAAGTTTTATCCACTATAGGTGATGAAGTCATTACTGAAGTCGACTACCACATTTGTTTTTTTGAATCATCCCAAACCTCAGCATTAAACGGCTTAATTATTAATAATGTTAAAACACAAAGTGGTATTTTAACTGAACAAGATGTTATTCAAGCAATTAATCATAAAGCTCGTTGGTCAAATTTATACTCTACTCCCAAAATCATTGCGATAGAAAGTAGCATCAGTACCTACGGTGGAATCGTATTCCCATTAGCAGAAATCAAGAAACTCAAGCAGCTATGTATTGAAAAAAACATGTCTCTGTTTTTAGATGGTGCCCGAGTATTAAATAGCTGCATCTCCCTTAATATTCCTCCGCAAGAATATACCAAAGATATCGATCTTCTCAATATCTGCCTATCAAAAGGCATTGGAGCGCCATTTGGTTCAGTGTTAGTAGGAAGTCAGCATCATATAGAAAACGCTAAACGATACCGAAAATGGTATGGTGGAGCGCTACATCAATCAGGATTACTGGCAGCTATTGCCTTAAATAAGCTGGAACATTATGACTCTCGGTTACACACCGATCACCAAAATGCAGTTCATCTCGCGTCTATTCTTTCACGTTATTTTCAACTCGCTTATCCAGTCGAAACTAATATCGTTATGATAAAAGTGCCAGATGCTGAGCACGTTGTTCAAAAGTTAAAAAGCCATGGGGTGTTAGCCACCGCTTGGACAGCTGATATTGTGCGTTTTGTCACTAGCAGCAATATTTCAGAGACAATGCTCTACCAACTTGAGCTATTATTAAAAAAAATAGAAAGCATACAATATGATAAATAA